From a region of the Mytilus galloprovincialis chromosome 3, xbMytGall1.hap1.1, whole genome shotgun sequence genome:
- the LOC143068181 gene encoding uncharacterized protein LOC143068181 isoform X2, whose amino-acid sequence MKLLYLLSFIVSDLTYNYVVADPERCTLPVMKGSCQASIPNYYYNTKTGQCEKFMYGGCGGNDNRFMSLDDCIGSCACQVSPDAGPCKAIKERWYYNPSRGCCEKFWYGGCQGNGNNFKSYEECNKVCSGSFTINLEPKGLNWGSMKISSISGDRSMGGTFGKTFGGSRTVWLHNENAPALNKGVFQAMSRSSNIPGGAGNMNVIGRELTGPGLAKSEKMRQSWSSGPMATGGKRTLSIQSSGPVSGGMTSFSGSSGSMPVGGRGMSMGGGSMSGGSMAMGGGGRGMPMGGGGMPMGGGSMSMGGGGGGMPMGGGRMSMGGGGRTMGGGGMTSGGGGGFSMNSLSGKSGGKVNPGGFRVNSGGGVMSELPAGGGRGMATSMNGASRKISSPVQPSWMNNIAV is encoded by the exons ATGAAG TTGCTGTACCTTCTTTCGTTCATTGTTTCGGATTTAACTTACAATTACGTAGTTGCAGATCCTGAAA GATGTACCTTACCAGTGATGAAAGGATCCTGCCAAGCCAGCATACCTAACTACTATTACAACACAAAAACTGGCCAGTGTGAGAAGTTTATGTACGGAGGATGCGGCGGCAATGATAATAGGTTTATGTCATTGGATGACTGTATCGGGAGCTGCGCATGCCAAGTGAGTCCCGATGCCGGACCATGCAAGGCTATCAAGGAAAGATGGTATTATAATCCATCACGAGGCTGTTGTGAAAAGTTTTGGTATGGTGGTTGCCAAGGGAATggtaataattttaaatcatacgAGGAATGTAATAAAGTATGTTCAGGTTCGTTCACAATAAACCTTGAACCAAAAGGACTTAATTGGGGAAGTATGAAAATATCTTCTATTTCCGGGGACCGAAGTATGGGTGGAACTTTCGGAAAAACATTTGGTGGAAGTAGAACCGTATGGCTGCATAATGAAAACGCACCAGCTTTAAATAAAGGTGTTTTCCAAGCTATGTCAAGGTCATCAAACATACCTGGAGGAGCGGGTAATATGAATGTTATTGGACGCGAATTAACAGGACCTGGTCTTGCAAAGTCCGAAAAAATGAGGCAGTCTTGGTCATCAGGACCAATGGCTACTGGTGGCAAAAGAACATTAAGTATTCAATCATCCGGTCCAGTGTCAGGAGGTATGACAAGTTTCTCCGGAAGCTCTGGTTCTATGCCGGTGGGAGGTAGAGGAATGTCAATGGGAGGTGGAAGCATGTCAGGTGGAAGCATGGCAATGGGAGGTGGAGGTAGAGGAATGCCAATGGGAG GTGGAGGCATGCCAATGGGAGGTGGAAGCATGTCAATGGGAGGTGGAG GTGGAGGCATGCCAATGGGAGGTGGACGAATGTCAATGGGCGGTGGAGGCAGGACAATGGGAGGTGGAGGAATGACTAGCGGAGGTGGAGGTGGATTTAGTATGAACTCTTTGTCGGGAAAATCAGGAGGAAAAGTCAACCCAGGAGGCTTTAGAGTCAATAGTGGAGGAGGAGTAATGAGTGAACTCCCTGCAGGAGGTGGTCGAGGAATGGCAACAAGTATGAATGGAGCGTCACGAAAAATCTCATCACCAGTACAACCGTCTTGGATGAATAATATTGCTGTTTAA
- the LOC143068181 gene encoding uncharacterized protein LOC143068181 isoform X1, translating into MKLLYLLSFIVSDLTYNYVVADPERCTLPVMKGSCQASIPNYYYNTKTGQCEKFMYGGCGGNDNRFMSLDDCIGSCACQVSPDAGPCKAIKERWYYNPSRGCCEKFWYGGCQGNGNNFKSYEECNKVCSGSFTINLEPKGLNWGSMKISSISGDRSMGGTFGKTFGGSRTVWLHNENAPALNKGVFQAMSRSSNIPGGAGNMNVIGRELTGPGLAKSEKMRQSWSSGPMATGGKRTLSIQSSGPVSGGMTSFSGSSGSMPVGGRGMSMGGGSMSGGSMAMGGGGRGMPMGGGSMSGGGMSMGGGGMPMGGGSMSMGGGGGGMPMGGGRMSMGGGGRTMGGGGMTSGGGGGFSMNSLSGKSGGKVNPGGFRVNSGGGVMSELPAGGGRGMATSMNGASRKISSPVQPSWMNNIAV; encoded by the exons ATGAAG TTGCTGTACCTTCTTTCGTTCATTGTTTCGGATTTAACTTACAATTACGTAGTTGCAGATCCTGAAA GATGTACCTTACCAGTGATGAAAGGATCCTGCCAAGCCAGCATACCTAACTACTATTACAACACAAAAACTGGCCAGTGTGAGAAGTTTATGTACGGAGGATGCGGCGGCAATGATAATAGGTTTATGTCATTGGATGACTGTATCGGGAGCTGCGCATGCCAAGTGAGTCCCGATGCCGGACCATGCAAGGCTATCAAGGAAAGATGGTATTATAATCCATCACGAGGCTGTTGTGAAAAGTTTTGGTATGGTGGTTGCCAAGGGAATggtaataattttaaatcatacgAGGAATGTAATAAAGTATGTTCAGGTTCGTTCACAATAAACCTTGAACCAAAAGGACTTAATTGGGGAAGTATGAAAATATCTTCTATTTCCGGGGACCGAAGTATGGGTGGAACTTTCGGAAAAACATTTGGTGGAAGTAGAACCGTATGGCTGCATAATGAAAACGCACCAGCTTTAAATAAAGGTGTTTTCCAAGCTATGTCAAGGTCATCAAACATACCTGGAGGAGCGGGTAATATGAATGTTATTGGACGCGAATTAACAGGACCTGGTCTTGCAAAGTCCGAAAAAATGAGGCAGTCTTGGTCATCAGGACCAATGGCTACTGGTGGCAAAAGAACATTAAGTATTCAATCATCCGGTCCAGTGTCAGGAGGTATGACAAGTTTCTCCGGAAGCTCTGGTTCTATGCCGGTGGGAGGTAGAGGAATGTCAATGGGAGGTGGAAGCATGTCAGGTGGAAGCATGGCAATGGGAGGTGGAGGTAGAGGAATGCCAATGGGAGGTGGAAGCATGTCAGGTGGAGGCATGTCAATGGGAGGTGGAGGCATGCCAATGGGAGGTGGAAGCATGTCAATGGGAGGTGGAG GTGGAGGCATGCCAATGGGAGGTGGACGAATGTCAATGGGCGGTGGAGGCAGGACAATGGGAGGTGGAGGAATGACTAGCGGAGGTGGAGGTGGATTTAGTATGAACTCTTTGTCGGGAAAATCAGGAGGAAAAGTCAACCCAGGAGGCTTTAGAGTCAATAGTGGAGGAGGAGTAATGAGTGAACTCCCTGCAGGAGGTGGTCGAGGAATGGCAACAAGTATGAATGGAGCGTCACGAAAAATCTCATCACCAGTACAACCGTCTTGGATGAATAATATTGCTGTTTAA